The following are encoded in a window of Carettochelys insculpta isolate YL-2023 chromosome 30, ASM3395843v1, whole genome shotgun sequence genomic DNA:
- the JTB gene encoding protein JTB, with the protein MEPRGVLLALSALAWGAGLAEATVSSEVKHSVSPLAATPCWQVEDFVIAQDCAPCSTFQAKTMAECSMTGFIEQITCAKSKKEEYRSCRSVETEAHSFWKFEGAMICVAVVFALLVMCRQRVLDRKALEKVRKQIESI; encoded by the exons ATGGAGCCGCGCGGTGTCCTGCTCGCGCTcagtgccctggcctggggcGCCGG CTTGGCAGAGGCAACCGTATCAAGTGAGGTCAAGCACTCAG tgAGCCCGCTGGCGGCCACTCCCTGCTGGCAAGTAGAGGACTTTGTGATTGCTCAGGACTGTGCCCCATGCTCAACCTTCCAAGCA AAGACGATGGCTGAGTGTAGCATGACTGGCTTCATTGAGCAAATTACCTGTGCCAAGTCCAAGAAGGAGGAGTACAGgag ctgccgCTCAGTGGAGACAGAAGCCCACAGCTTCTGGAAGTTTGAGGGAGCCATGATCTGTGTGGCTGTGGTCTTTGCCCTGCTGGTCATGTGCCgccagagggtgctggacagAAAGGCCCTGGAGAAGGTTCGCAAGCAGATAGAGTCCATTTAG